The nucleotide sequence TATTCTCACCGTCGTTTAAATAGCGCATGATAATACCAAACTCTAAATCAAGCTCTGTATCTAGTTTAATTTGCACAAAATGGCCTGAGCCTTTAGCGTCAGTGACTTCTTCACCTTTACGGTTTTGCATGTAATCTAGGGTAAAGCTGATATTGCCGTTCGGTGTCATCAATTCAATATAATCGCCAGTTAAGAACTTGTTCTTCACCTCGATTTCAATTAATCCATCTTCCGTACGACCTAATACCTCACCAACAAATTGCTGAGAATCTGACTTAGAGTAACCATAGTCAAAATTTTGCAAGCCATCGTGACGGTGACGAGAAAGGAAACCTTCGGTATAACCACGACTTGCTAAGTGTTCAAGATCAAGCTTTAAACGCTCGTTGAAGCTGCGTCCTTCGACGGCATCTTTCATTGCTTGCTTATAAATTTGCGCAGTACGTGCACAGTAGTAAAACGACTTAGTACGACCTTCGATTTTCAATGAGTGCACACCCATTTTCACTAAACGTTCAACATGCTCAATTGCGCGTAAATCTTTTGAGTTCATAATGTATGTGCCATGTTCATCTTCAAATGCCGGCATATACTCACCAGGACGACCTTGTTCTTGTAAAAGATACACTTCGTCAGTTGGCTTAAACTCTTCTTGCTGCGGCGTTTCTGGTGTCCAAATAGTAGGCTCTTCGCTACCAACAATCTGTTGTTGCGGTTGTACTGCAATGATATCACCATGCTCATTTTCTTTAGCATCGTGAGCATTGTATGACCAGCGACATGAGTTCGTGCATGTACCTTGGTTTGGATCGCGCTTATTAATGTAACCCGATAATAGACAACGGCCTGAATAAGCCATACATAATGCACCGTGAACAAATACTTCTAATTCCATTTCCGGTACACGCATGCGAATTTCTTCAATTTCGTCTAAAGACAATTCGCGAGATAAAATTACTCGTTCTACCCCTTGTTGATGCCAAAATTTTACTGTCGCCCAGTTCACAGCATTCGCTTGTACTGACAAATGAATAGGCATATCTGGGTAAGCTTCACGGATCATCATGATCAGACCAGGATCGCTCATAATAAGCGCGTCAGGTTTCATTTGAACAACAGGTTCAATATCACGTAAATAGGTTTTCAGCTTCGAGTTATGAGGTGAGATGTTGCTCACTACATAAAGCTTTTTACCTAACTCATGAGCTTCATTGATGCCGATTTCTAAGTTGGCAAGGTTAAACTCGTTATTACGTACACGCAGAGAATAACGCGGCTGTCCGGCATACACAGCATCAGCACCGTAGGCGAATGCATAACGCATGTTTTTAAGACTACCAGCAGGAGATAATAATTCCGGTGTAAACATAATAAGTACCAACCTTATAAACTGTAAGGATATTTGAAAGTTGCGGTATTTTAATGGTTCAAAAAAAAAGTGCAATACACATCAAGTTAACAGTTGTAACCATGTGTAATGCACTTTATTTACTATTTAAAAATCAAAAACTTATGATTTTTAAAGTTTTAACTTTCCAGGTAAGAATTTGTCGCTAATTCGAATTGCGCTAACATATCGTCAACAAAACGGTTTATTTCACCGGTCATTAAGGTAAAGTCAGCATCGATTTTTACCATCATGTCGTCTTTTGGAATATCTTCGTTTTGCTCATATACGCTGTCGTGGAACTTAACGCGTTTTACACTAAGTTCATCGGTTAGGATACAAGATAATGTTTGGTCCCAATCGAAGGCAATTTTAACCACTTGCTTGTCGCCTAAATGCGCTAAGATTTCATCGGATAATAAATCTTGGTTTTTACATTTAAGAACTGCGGCATCTTCACCCATCGCTTTAATCTCACCTTCAAAACCGATAGTGAAACGCTCAGGCAATGTTTGCTCTAATAACCAATTCGTCATCGTAGTTTCAGCGCCAGCATCTGGGGTGAAACTCGTTACTGGCAATGAACCTAAACATTTACGCAATAAGGCTAAAAAGTCTTCTGCTTTGCCGCGTGAACTGGTGTTAATGACGATAATATTTTTCTCTGGGCAAATATAGCCTTGGGTATCATTGATACGAGAAAATGCACGAGGTAATAACTCAAAAGTGATGTCTTCTTTGAATTGTTCTTTTTCTTTCTTTGTTGCTTTACGACTATGCTCATGTTCAAGCTGAGAAATTTTTTCTTCTAACTGTTCTTTAACCACTGATGCAGGTAAAATTTTCTCTTCTTTACGAGCGTTGATTAAGAAACATCCGTTGGCATGGTGTAATAAGCGCTCACCATGTTTACCAAGGGCAGTGCTCCAACCAAAACGTGATAATTCTGTTTTACCACATGGTGCAAAGACATGTTCTTGTAATGCCTTTTCAAGCTCTTCTTCGTTTTGCGTAAATGGGCGGGTAAATGCAAAAATATATAAATTTTTAAACCACATGGTGAAATTCCTT is from Thalassotalea crassostreae and encodes:
- the yegQ gene encoding tRNA 5-hydroxyuridine modification protein YegQ translates to MFTPELLSPAGSLKNMRYAFAYGADAVYAGQPRYSLRVRNNEFNLANLEIGINEAHELGKKLYVVSNISPHNSKLKTYLRDIEPVVQMKPDALIMSDPGLIMMIREAYPDMPIHLSVQANAVNWATVKFWHQQGVERVILSRELSLDEIEEIRMRVPEMELEVFVHGALCMAYSGRCLLSGYINKRDPNQGTCTNSCRWSYNAHDAKENEHGDIIAVQPQQQIVGSEEPTIWTPETPQQEEFKPTDEVYLLQEQGRPGEYMPAFEDEHGTYIMNSKDLRAIEHVERLVKMGVHSLKIEGRTKSFYYCARTAQIYKQAMKDAVEGRSFNERLKLDLEHLASRGYTEGFLSRHRHDGLQNFDYGYSKSDSQQFVGEVLGRTEDGLIEIEVKNKFLTGDYIELMTPNGNISFTLDYMQNRKGEEVTDAKGSGHFVQIKLDTELDLEFGIIMRYLNDGENTRHPFAQNQTADKTDSKANV
- the rdgC gene encoding recombination-associated protein RdgC, giving the protein MWFKNLYIFAFTRPFTQNEEELEKALQEHVFAPCGKTELSRFGWSTALGKHGERLLHHANGCFLINARKEEKILPASVVKEQLEEKISQLEHEHSRKATKKEKEQFKEDITFELLPRAFSRINDTQGYICPEKNIIVINTSSRGKAEDFLALLRKCLGSLPVTSFTPDAGAETTMTNWLLEQTLPERFTIGFEGEIKAMGEDAAVLKCKNQDLLSDEILAHLGDKQVVKIAFDWDQTLSCILTDELSVKRVKFHDSVYEQNEDIPKDDMMVKIDADFTLMTGEINRFVDDMLAQFELATNSYLES